Proteins found in one Microtus pennsylvanicus isolate mMicPen1 chromosome 14, mMicPen1.hap1, whole genome shotgun sequence genomic segment:
- the Bzw2 gene encoding eIF5-mimic protein 1: MNKHQKPVLTGQRFKTRKRDEKEKFEPTVFRDTLVQGLNEAGDDLEAVAKFLDSTGSRLDYRRYADTLFDILVAGSMLAPGGTRIDDGDKTKMTNHCVFSANEDHETIRNYAQVFNKLIRRYKYLEKAFEDEMKKLLLFLKAFSEAEQTKLAMLSGILLGNGTLPATILTSLFTDSLVKEGIAASFAVKLFKAWMAEKDANSVTSSLRKANLDKRLLELFPVNRQSVDHFAKYFTDAGLKELSDFLRVQQSLGTRKELQKELQERLSQECPIKEVVLYVKEEMKRNDLPETAVIGLLWTCIMNAVEWNKKEELVAEQALKHLKQYAPLLAVFSSQGQSELVLLQKVQEYCYDNIHFMKAFQKIVVLFYKADVLSEEAILKWYKEAHAAKGKSVFLDQMKKFVEWLQNAEEESESEGEEN, encoded by the exons atgaaaaaGAGAAATTCGAACCCACAGTCTTCAGGGATACACTTGTCCAGGGGCTTAATGAGGCAGGTGATGACCTCGAAGCTGTAGCCAAATTTTTGGATTCTACTGGCTCACGCTTAGATTATCGTCGCTATGCAGACACACTCTTCGATATCCTGGTGGCCGGCAGCATGCTTG CCCCTGGAGGGACACGCATAGACGACGGTGACAAGACCAAGATGACCAACCACTGTGTGTTCTCAGCCAACGAAGATCATGAAACCATCCGAAACTATGCTCAG gTCTTCAATAAACTCATCAGGAGAtacaaatatttggaaaaagcgtttgaagatgaaatgaaaaag CTTCTCCTCTTCCTTAAAGCATTTTCTGAAGCAGAGCAGACAAAGTTGGCAATGCTGTCCGGGATCCTGCTGGGCAATGGAACCCTCCCGGCAACCATCCTCACCAGTCTCTTCACTGACAGCTTAGTCAAAGAAG GCATTGCGGCCTCATTTGCTGTCAAGCTTTTCAAAGCCTGGATGGCAGAGAAGGACGCCAATTCTGTTACCTCTTCCTTGCGGAAAGCCAACTTGGACAAGCGGCTgctt gAACTCTTCCCGGTGAACAGACAGAGTGTGGACCATTTTGCTAAATACTTCACTGATGCAGGGCTGAAGGAGCTGTCGGACTTTCTCAGAGTCCAGCAGTCTCTGGGCACCAGGAAGGAACTGCAGAAGGAGCTTCAAGAGCGACTGTCTCAGGAATGTCCCATCAAGGAG GTGGTGCTTTATGTCAAAGAGGAGATGAAAAGGAACGATCTTCCGGAAACAGCCGTGATCGGGCTTCTGTGGACCTGCATCATGAATGCTGTGGAATGGAACAAGAAGGAGGAGCTCGTGGCGGAGCAAGCTCTTAAGCACCTAAAG CAATACGCTCCCCTGCTGGCTGTGTTCAGTTCCCAAGGCCAGTCAGAGCTCGTCCTGCTGCAGAAGGTTCAGGAGTACTGCTACGACAACATCCACTTCATGAAGGCCTTCCAGAAGATCGTGGTTCTCTTCTACAAAG CCGACGTTCTGAGCGAAGAAGCCATCCTCAAGTGGTATAAAGAAGCACACGCCGCCAAAGGCAAAAGTGTCTTTCTCGACCAGATGAAGAAGTTTGTGGAGTGGCTCCAAAACGCAGAAGAAG aATCCGAATCAGAAGGTGAAGAAAACTAA